A genome region from Cervus canadensis isolate Bull #8, Minnesota chromosome 10, ASM1932006v1, whole genome shotgun sequence includes the following:
- the TMEM230 gene encoding transmembrane protein 230 isoform X2: MMPSRTNLATGIPSSKVKYSRLSSTDDGYIDLQFKKSPPKIPYKAIALATVLFLIGAFLIIIGSLLLAGYISKGGADRAVPVLIIGILVFLPGFYHLRIAYYASKGYRGYSYDDIPDFDD, encoded by the exons ATGATGCCGTCTCGTACCAACCTGGCTACTGGAATTCCCAGTAGCAAAGTGAAATACTCAAGACTCTCTAGTACAGATGATGGCTACATTGACCTTCAG TTTAAGAAAAGCCCTCCTAAGATCCCATATAAGGCCATTGCGCTTGCTACAGTGCTGTTTTTGATTGGCGCCTTTCTCATTATCATAGGCTCCCTCCTGCTGGCAGGCTATATCAGCAAAGGG GGGGCAGACCGGGCTGTTCCTGTCCTGATCATTGGCATCCTGGTGTTCCTGCCAGGATTTTACCACCTGCGCATCGCCTACTATGCATCCAAAGGCTACCGGGGATACTCCTACGATGACATTCCAGACTTTGATGACTAG
- the TMEM230 gene encoding transmembrane protein 230 isoform X1, which translates to MMATLTFREKLTAKASRLWESSFFPDVMRSNLLKFKKSPPKIPYKAIALATVLFLIGAFLIIIGSLLLAGYISKGGADRAVPVLIIGILVFLPGFYHLRIAYYASKGYRGYSYDDIPDFDD; encoded by the exons ATGATGGCTACATTGACCTTCAG GGAGAAACTCACTGCTAAAGCCAGCAGATTGTGGgaatcttccttctttcctgatgTCATGAGATCCAATTTATTAAAG TTTAAGAAAAGCCCTCCTAAGATCCCATATAAGGCCATTGCGCTTGCTACAGTGCTGTTTTTGATTGGCGCCTTTCTCATTATCATAGGCTCCCTCCTGCTGGCAGGCTATATCAGCAAAGGG GGGGCAGACCGGGCTGTTCCTGTCCTGATCATTGGCATCCTGGTGTTCCTGCCAGGATTTTACCACCTGCGCATCGCCTACTATGCATCCAAAGGCTACCGGGGATACTCCTACGATGACATTCCAGACTTTGATGACTAG
- the PCNA gene encoding proliferating cell nuclear antigen has product MFEARLVQGSILKKVLEALKDLINEACWDISSSGVNLQSMDSSHVSLVQLTLRSEGFDTYRCDRNLAMGVNLTSMSKILKCAGNEDIITLRAEDNADTLALVFEAPNQEKVSDYEMKLMDLDVEQLGIPEQEYSCVVKMPSGEFARICRDLSHIGDAVVISCAKDGVKFSASGELGNGNIKLSQTSNVDKEEEAVAIEMNEPVQLTFALRYLNFFTKATPLSPTVTLSMSADVPLVVEYKIADMGHLKYYLAPKIEDEEGS; this is encoded by the exons ATGTTCGAGGCGCGCCTGGTCCAGGGCTCCATCTTGAAGAAGGTGCTGGAAGCGCTTAAGGATCTCATCAACGAGGCCTGCTGGGACATCAGCTCAAGTGGCGTGAACCTGCAGAGCATGGACTCGTCTCATGTCTCCTTGGTGCAGCTAACCCTTCGCTCCGAGGGCTTCGACACTTACCGCTGCGACCGCAACTTGGCCATGGGCGTGAACCTCACCAG CATGTCCAAAATACTAAAATGTGCTGGCAATGAAGACATCATTACCTTACGGGCTGAAGATAATGCAGACACCTTGGCACTAGTATTTGAAGCTCCAA ATCAGGAAAAGGTTTCAGACTATGAAATGAAGTTAATGGATTTAGATGTTGAACAACTTGGAATTCCA gAACAGGAGTATAGCTGTGTAGTAAAGATGCCTTCTGGTGAATTTGCACGTATATGCCGAGATCTCAGTCATATTGGAGATGCTGTTGTAATTTCCTGTGCAAAAGATGGAGTGAAATTTTCTGCAAGTGGAGAACTTGGAAATGGAAATATTAAGTTGTCACAGACAAGTAATGTTGATAAAGAGGAGGAAGCT GTTGCCATAGAGATGAATGAACCAGTTCAGCTAACTTTTGCACTGAGGTAcctgaacttctttacaaaagcCACTCCACTCTCTCCTACAGTAACACTCAGTATGTCTGCAGATGTACCCCTTG TTGTAGAGTATAAAATTGCTGATATGGGACATTTAAAGTACTATTTGGCTCCCAAGATCGAGGATGAAGAAGGATCTTAG